One segment of Setaria viridis chromosome 4, Setaria_viridis_v4.0, whole genome shotgun sequence DNA contains the following:
- the LOC117851382 gene encoding AP-1 complex subunit sigma-1, which produces MINFVLLISRQGKVRLTKWYSPYTQKERTKVIRELSGLIITRGPKLCNFVEWRGYKVVYRRYASLYFCMCIDADDNELEVLEIIHHFVEILDRYFGSVCELDLIFNFHKAYYILDEILIAGELQESSKKNVARLIAAQDSLVEAAKEEASSISNIIAQATK; this is translated from the exons ATG ATTAATTTCGTGCTCCTGATCAGCCGCCAGGGCAAGGTTAGGCTCACCAAGTGGTATTCGCCATACACCCAGAAGGAGAGGACCAAG GTTATTCGTGAGCTCAGTGGACTCATTATTACACGAGGGCCCAAACTCTGCAACTTTGTCGAGTGGAGAGGTTACAAAGTCGTATACAGgag GTATGCCAGCCTGTATTTCTGCATGTGCATTGATGCTGATGACAATGAGCTCGAAGTCCTTGAAATCATCCACCATTTCGTTGAGATACTCGACCGCTATTTTGGCAGT GTATGTGAACTGGATTTGATATTCAACTTCCACAAG GCCTACTACATACTGGATGAAATTCTCATAGCTGGTGAGCTTCAAGAATCTAGCAAGAAGAATGTTGCAAGACTTATTGCTGCACAG GATTCGCTAGTTGAGGCTGCCAAAGAGGAAGCCAGCTCCATAAGTAACATCATTGCTCAGGCTACAAAATAA
- the LOC117852644 gene encoding uncharacterized protein isoform X3, producing MLLSCRSLATWVRRLVACMGGCFGCCAKPTPITAVDEPSKRLRIQGRSVRKASLSEDFWSTSAHEVENSGIQSQRSMSSISTVAQSSDQHGAGSSSNPNEFVNQGLMLWNQTRQQWVGNKKRHSRSQQLREPKLSWNATCESLLGSNKPFSQPIPLGEMVDLLVDAWEQEGLYD from the exons ATGCTGCTGAGCTGCAGGTCCCTCGCCACCTGGGTGCGCCGCCTCGTCGCTTGCATGGG AGGTTGCTTTGGTTGCTGTGCTAAGCCAACTCCTATAACTGCCGTCGACGAGCCTTCCAAGCGGTTGAGGATCCAGGGGCGCTCCGTGAGGAAGGCTAGCTTGTCGGAGGACTTTTGGAGCACGAGCGCTCATGAGGTGGAGAACAGCGGGATCCAATCGCAGAGGAGCATGTCTTCGATCAGCACGGTCGCGCAGTCCAGCGATCAGCATGGTGCAGGAAGTAGCAGCAATCCAAATGAGTTTGTAAATCAAG GTCTCATGCTCTGGAACCAGACCAGACAACAGTGGGTTGGAAACAAAAAACGCCACTCTCGATCTCAACAGCTTCGAGAACCAAAATTAAG TTGGAACGCAACATGTGAGAGTCTGCTAGGGAGCAACAAGCCATTCTCCCAACCAATACCTCTTGGT GAAATGGTAGATTTGCTTGTGGACGCTTGGGAGCAAGAAGGCCTGTACGATTAG
- the LOC117852644 gene encoding uncharacterized protein isoform X2: MLLSCRSLATWVRRLVACMGCVRPPAPSLVILQGCFGCCAKPTPITAVDEPSKRLRIQGRSVRKASLSEDFWSTSAHEVENSGIQSQRSMSSISTVAQSSDQHGAGSSSNPNEFVNQGLMLWNQTRQQWVGNKKRHSRSQQLREPKLSWNATCESLLGSNKPFSQPIPLGEMVDLLVDAWEQEGLYD; encoded by the exons ATGCTGCTGAGCTGCAGGTCCCTCGCCACCTGGGTGCGCCGCCTCGTCGCTTGCATGGGGTGCGTGCGCCCCCCCGCTCCCTCCCTCGTGATTCTTCA AGGTTGCTTTGGTTGCTGTGCTAAGCCAACTCCTATAACTGCCGTCGACGAGCCTTCCAAGCGGTTGAGGATCCAGGGGCGCTCCGTGAGGAAGGCTAGCTTGTCGGAGGACTTTTGGAGCACGAGCGCTCATGAGGTGGAGAACAGCGGGATCCAATCGCAGAGGAGCATGTCTTCGATCAGCACGGTCGCGCAGTCCAGCGATCAGCATGGTGCAGGAAGTAGCAGCAATCCAAATGAGTTTGTAAATCAAG GTCTCATGCTCTGGAACCAGACCAGACAACAGTGGGTTGGAAACAAAAAACGCCACTCTCGATCTCAACAGCTTCGAGAACCAAAATTAAG TTGGAACGCAACATGTGAGAGTCTGCTAGGGAGCAACAAGCCATTCTCCCAACCAATACCTCTTGGT GAAATGGTAGATTTGCTTGTGGACGCTTGGGAGCAAGAAGGCCTGTACGATTAG
- the LOC117852644 gene encoding uncharacterized protein isoform X4, with translation MLLSCRSLATWSRGCFGCCAKPTPITAVDEPSKRLRIQGRSVRKASLSEDFWSTSAHEVENSGIQSQRSMSSISTVAQSSDQHGAGSSSNPNEFVNQGLMLWNQTRQQWVGNKKRHSRSQQLREPKLSWNATCESLLGSNKPFSQPIPLGEMVDLLVDAWEQEGLYD, from the exons ATGCTGCTGAGCTGCAGGTCCCTCGCCACCTGG AGCAGAGGTTGCTTTGGTTGCTGTGCTAAGCCAACTCCTATAACTGCCGTCGACGAGCCTTCCAAGCGGTTGAGGATCCAGGGGCGCTCCGTGAGGAAGGCTAGCTTGTCGGAGGACTTTTGGAGCACGAGCGCTCATGAGGTGGAGAACAGCGGGATCCAATCGCAGAGGAGCATGTCTTCGATCAGCACGGTCGCGCAGTCCAGCGATCAGCATGGTGCAGGAAGTAGCAGCAATCCAAATGAGTTTGTAAATCAAG GTCTCATGCTCTGGAACCAGACCAGACAACAGTGGGTTGGAAACAAAAAACGCCACTCTCGATCTCAACAGCTTCGAGAACCAAAATTAAG TTGGAACGCAACATGTGAGAGTCTGCTAGGGAGCAACAAGCCATTCTCCCAACCAATACCTCTTGGT GAAATGGTAGATTTGCTTGTGGACGCTTGGGAGCAAGAAGGCCTGTACGATTAG
- the LOC117852644 gene encoding uncharacterized protein isoform X1 — MKPWLPPLTCCEAIDWCDVAAGCSVGPACSYGDAKRKSRGCFGCCAKPTPITAVDEPSKRLRIQGRSVRKASLSEDFWSTSAHEVENSGIQSQRSMSSISTVAQSSDQHGAGSSSNPNEFVNQGLMLWNQTRQQWVGNKKRHSRSQQLREPKLSWNATCESLLGSNKPFSQPIPLGEMVDLLVDAWEQEGLYD; from the exons ATGAAACCCTGGTTACCTCCTCTGACATGCTGCGAGGCAATTGACTGGTGTGATGTGGCTGCTGGGTGTAGCGTTGGGCCTGCTTGCTCTTATGGGGACGCGAAGCGAAAG AGCAGAGGTTGCTTTGGTTGCTGTGCTAAGCCAACTCCTATAACTGCCGTCGACGAGCCTTCCAAGCGGTTGAGGATCCAGGGGCGCTCCGTGAGGAAGGCTAGCTTGTCGGAGGACTTTTGGAGCACGAGCGCTCATGAGGTGGAGAACAGCGGGATCCAATCGCAGAGGAGCATGTCTTCGATCAGCACGGTCGCGCAGTCCAGCGATCAGCATGGTGCAGGAAGTAGCAGCAATCCAAATGAGTTTGTAAATCAAG GTCTCATGCTCTGGAACCAGACCAGACAACAGTGGGTTGGAAACAAAAAACGCCACTCTCGATCTCAACAGCTTCGAGAACCAAAATTAAG TTGGAACGCAACATGTGAGAGTCTGCTAGGGAGCAACAAGCCATTCTCCCAACCAATACCTCTTGGT GAAATGGTAGATTTGCTTGTGGACGCTTGGGAGCAAGAAGGCCTGTACGATTAG